tggtgctgaggatcaaacccagtgcctcacacatgctaggtaagcacttacCACTTTACCCAAgtctctaatttcattttgttacatatggatttccagttttctcagcaccatttattgaaaaagttatcttttctccaatgtatatttatggcacctttgtctagtatgagataattatgtgggtttgtctttgtgtcttctattctgtactgttGGTCAACATGTCTGTTTTGGTCACCAATATaggctatttttgttactatagctctgaagtataatttaagcctcctgcttcatttttctctctgtggATTGAGAGCACTATTCTTAAACAGCTCTGTACACTCCTCCCTATCTGCAAGGATATTATTCCTTTGGAGATAGGTGAAAGTAGGGATAAACAGAGGTTCTCTCTCCTGGAGGCTTGCATTGACTTAAAGGAAACCTGCCTGTTAAGTCACCTGAGTAACCAGGATCTTCCTCTTTAACAACCTTTAACAACTCTGCTTGCTAAATATTACATTCTTTGGCTATGAATTATAGAAGCTTGAGATTTAGTGATATGAGTTTCCAAAAATAGCTCatctccttcttcaccccagctcTAATCTCCACTCAAATTAAAGTCTTCACCCATCTTCCTCAGCTAAGTAGAAAGAGAGGACATGACCTGAGGGAACCTGGGCAACTGTATGGTCCCATGGAAAAATGTGCCCCTGAATCCTATAGTGAGTAGATGCTATAAGGTAAGAGCCAGATGTGAGTTTACCATGTCCTTACCTCAGGTGTTCCAGAGTGGTCAGCCGATCTCCACCCCCGAGCCTCCCTTCCCAGAGCCTCACATCAACATCCCAGCGTTATGGAAATGTCTTCTGGGAGAATCTTTGCCAAAGGCCCAGGTGAGTAAGAGAAAACGGAGACCAACTAGAAGTGGGAAGGTGAGGCTGTACAATTTTAACTACCATAAATCCTTATAGCCCAGGTCTAAAGATTAATTCTTCATTGGCTGATGGACATTGTAGCTCCTAATGCCAGAGAATTAGTTGGGAGAGGTCATCAGAGAAGCAGTATGGATGGAGGTGTCCCTTCTGACCTTAgccccttttttgtgttttgcagCCCCACCTGGACAGAGGAACAGTATATTCCACCCATGCTGGTATGACAAACTCTGACTTTCCACAATTCTCTGTTAAAATTATACTCATTGCCTTCCTGTTCCCAGCTATTCTTTTACCCATCCCCTCAGTGTTTCCCAACTGAACAGTTCCCTGTCCAGACCTTCCTTTCTGTGAATCAAGCACCATGTTTTCTAAGAACTGAACTTCCCAAGACCCCTGATTCCCTAGTTCAGTCCAAGTTCCCACTGAGACCTAGTTCTGCCTTCTAGCTCCTTTTTTCATTCTCTGGCACAGAGAAATAGTGGCTACTCTCAGCCTGGCCTGTACCCTCTTGAGGGACTCCCACCCCCTGAGATGCTttgcagaagaaagagaagaagatcACATTTGGAGGGAATGAAGCAGGGACCTGGGAGTATCCCAGCCCGGGTAAGGGCTGTCTCTTATCACCTGGAGGACCTGAGGAAGCGCCAGAGAACCATGGATGAGTAAGGAGGCCTGAAATGTGGGCTCTGGGAGCTGAGTAGGGTTTGGGGGCAAGATAGTTTGAGCTAAGAAAGAAGTTGAGTGCTTTCAGGGAATTGGACCTTGTTTGGAAAAGAGCTGTGGGATTGGAACAATTGAAACAGAATTTCTATAGTGTAGAAAGTAGGAGAGAAATGAGGGATGGAGGACTAGCCACCTGAATTGGAAGGAGTAGAAACTGGATCACTGAAGACAAGAGAGTATGCCATAGAACTAGGGGGAGCTAAGAGTAGCTCTGGGTTCCTAGACTGAAAATACTGCAATTTGGGGGGAGTAGAAAACTGACAATGGTAAGTTGGAGGTCAAATGGCAACATCCTGGAGTCCCAGTAGGAAGTACTTCAGAACAGAAAGGTGAAGGGTGGAGAGCTGGAAGCCTGGCCTCTAGGCACCTCTCTCCTAAGCCTAAAATTTCCACAGACTGAAGAAGGCCCAGTGGGGCAACTCTAGGGCAGCATCTGAGCCTCTTGTGCTTGACGAAGAAGGCTGTGGATTCCCCAGCACTACTGAATATCCTGATCTGGAAGAGGAGAAGGCAACCTATCCACAGGAAGAGAACCATTTTGTCACTCCTGGAAGGGACCAGGTATGGGTAGAGAGGAGCTTGATGACATGAAGAGTGATGTGGTTCCTTGGTCTTGCATGAAGAAATAGCAAAAGCCAGGTTGGATAGCTATATTTGAGAAGCACAAAAATGaagtagggggctggggttgaagctcagtggttgagacttgcctcgcatgtaaggcactgtgttcaatcctcggcaccacatacaaaaataaataaatatattaaaataaaaaataaagtaggtgACTTGGGGGTGTCTGGGTTTGGGGCCTAGGAAATTTGGAAAGAGATCCGATGTGaggttctttcattctttttttcaacTTCTCATCTCCAGCTGCTTTGGTCTCCCTGGAGTCCCTGGAGCCAGGAAGGTGGTTGTGCCTCCAGAAGGCTGAGCTCTACGTCCTACAGCACTGTCACAGCCAGAAGGAACCCCGTGTACAATTCCTGGGGCATGGAGTTGGAGTCTGAGGAGTAAAGAGAAACCATCTGTGCCCAAGATGCTGGTGCCACTTCAGGAACTCAAGAACAATTCCATCACTAGAATCACGCCATTGCTGGCATGGAGCCATTTCTCTTTCCTTAACCTCTCCAGCTGTTGGTCCCATCCTCCAGAATAGGCATTCACAGCCCCCTTGGGCTTCCATCTCAATGGGCTTCCATCTCAACTACCCCCTCTTTCGGGGAACTCCCAAACCAGGTTTTCCCCTAGGCCTTCCCCTGGCTTTGTGTTCTTCTCTGTTCCGTTATTAAAGAGCAAGTGAGTGGAGCTTGGAGTTGTCTTTCTCTCTGCAAGGCAGTGAAGGAGAGATTAATGAGGAAGGGGGGTTCATTTCAGCTTCTCAAAAATGAAGTCGGTCCGTGTCCCCAAAATAAAGAAGTCTTCCGGGGGCTAAAATAGTCCTGTCCCGTCCAGAATTTCTCAAGAGCCCCTAGGGTTCCAGCTTCCACCGGATCCTCCCAAACCAAGAGTCGCTTCCGCCTCGGGAACCAATTTTCCAGTCCTTTGGCGCCACTGCCCCTTTAGGCACTTGCTAGTTACAGACTAGCAGACTGTCTCTCCGCCGGCTCTAAGGCCGTGGAAGCCGAGTCCCTCCGCCCAGCGCCCCACCCAGAAACCCACGTGCGTTGACCCTAGGTTCCCTTCCCGACCCCATTCCCTTAATTGGGAGGCCCCGCCCCGTGCGCAGTGACGTCGGACGCTGCTGTCAGCCGGCGCTTGGGGGGGGTTGGTGTGGGGTAGAATGGCCGCTGCCGCCGTCACCCGCGGGACCCCGGGAGGTAAGAGCCAGGGCCTCTCGCCCGCCTCTCCACCCCCGCGACAGGGGGCGCAGCTCTACCGGGTCCCGACGTGGAACACCGCGTCGGGACCACCGTCCTACCCCTCCCTGTTCGCCCCCACTTCCCTGCTTCCGTCCTCCTCCCCCGCGCCAGGGGGCGCAGCTCCGCGCAGGGCCCCTCCGCAGACCTGCGTGTGCTGGGGACAGTCCCGGAGAACCCCGCACCGGGCACCCGCACTGCCCTTCGCCCCCCGCGCGCTCGCAGACTGTGCTCCGCGGCTTCTCCAGAACATCCTGGTGTGCAGGCGGGACCCTCCCACTCAGACATTCTCCTGGGACCCCCTGTACCTCCATAGGGACAGCCCTGAGCGCCGGGCGTCAGATTCCAGGACCGCCCTGGGGCCCGCAGCCCAAATCCCGCTCTGCACCTGGCAGGTTGCCTAACCCGGACTGCACACCTGTGCCCTGGGGCGGAGTCCCTACTCCAGCTTCACTGCACATAGCCGGGCTTCGATAGGcctcctccccctctccatcCCTGGACACCTGGCAGAGCCCGTGCTGAGAGCCTCCTTCAGCTTCCATCTGTTCCCCTAGGCGGGCGGGGGCTCAGACTGGAGCCAGAGCTGTAGAAGGACTAGGGTAGGCCTGGAAGCCAAGGGGAGGCCGAGGCATTTGGGAAGAGGGGTGCAGGAGAATGGAGAGGGCTGTCAGCCTCAGGGCGGTTGTCCCCAGGGTGGGAAGCAGGATCCAGCATCTACCAGGTTCAGATTCTATCAAGCCCTGCTCAACCTGGAGGAGAGAGAGTAGGTCAGTTATCTGCCCTTCTTGGGAAAATCAAATAGAGAAGAAACTAAGGGTGTGTCCTCTAAGGCCTATTTCTCCACCCTGACTTAGATCTCCTGCCCTCATCTGAACTGTCTTGCCTACCCATCCTCCAAGGACCAGATGCCCTGAGTCCCTGCCCCCAGAACCTAACCCCCCAGTAGTCCTAGTGGGCTGCAAGAGCCCAAGCTGTAGGGCCTCTGAGGCCCTAGCCTGGCTAGCCTTCTACCCTACCCACCCCAACCCTGTTTCTTCTGGAACATTGTTGTTTCCCCACTCATATTGGTTCCTGGCCCCATGTATGGGTTCCCCTTTACTTCCATTTTCTGGCTGTACTGTCACACCATATAGTCCAGtgccttcctctctttttcatcTTTCCCAGACATCATGACCCAGTTCTCTGTTACCTCCCCCACCTCATGCTTCTCATCCTGGATTAATGTGGGGGCTTCATCATAATCTTGTTTCTCCTTTCCCAGCACAGACTCCCCCTCCCCCCGGCCCCTCAGGCCGGGGGTGACCTTGCCCCCTGGAGCCCTCACCATGAATACCAAGGATACCACCGAGATTGCTGGTGAGTTCACAAACCAGGTTCCCAGTTTGGCCCACCCTTATGTTCTTCCTACTCACGGAGGCCCTGTGCTTCCTAGATTCCCTTCTTTCTTGTCCTGGTTGCAGTTTTTCCTGATACTCTGGGTTGCCTTTGACCCTTTACCCCTGGGGTGCCTCTCACAGGAATGCTAGAGCAGCACACCAAACCCTTCCTTCTGGTTCCCTCTAGAGAACAGCCACCACTTGAAGATCTTCCTCCCCAAGAAGCTGCTGGAGTGTCTTCCTCGCTGCCCGCTGCTGCCTCCAGAGCGGCTGCGGTGGAATACAAATGAGGTTTTCTGGGGAACTGGGGGATTAGGGCCTAGCAAGGCCTAGCAGGCTAGAGGAGGGTGAGTGGGGTCTTTCGGGGTCTGTGCACACTTCTCAGTACAGGGCACTGTTTTAGAATCATAGCAGAGGTATAGACATAGATCTTGAAGGAGCCCACTGCTCCTTGGCATATCCGTCTGGGTAAAAGCAACAGCCACCACCTATTATTTCTTACACACTGGGCACCATGCTAAACACTTGGCCTgtggtttttcatatttttactcCCAtattactgatgaggaaactgataaTACTACTTGGAGTTTCTTTTTTGGAAGACATAATCCTTGTGTTACACATCTTCTGTATCCTACATACTTAGTGCCTCATATGCAGTTGATGGTCAGTAGTAACAACAGCTTGATGTTAGAACTGTCAGTAAAAGGATATATATGAAGGCTCTATGTGTAATACATAGAACCTTTAGGGGTCAGCAGGGCTTCATGGAGCATCTGGGAAGCTTATAGGATGACTGGAATTTCGAGACATGGAGACTGAACACATAGTACTCCAAGGTCATAGGGTACTAACTTCCAGGAGGTGACTATTAAAGGTATTATCAGGGAGAAATCAAGGGACTCATCTGGCAGGAATGGTAGGTGGAAAATGGGTAAATAGTGACAATGATGGTTTGGATCCTTGTTGGGAAAACCTTGAAGTCAAGTTAAAGAATCTGGAATTCTTGGTAGTGTCAAACtaattgaaattttttcttaGGGAAGGGTGCACAAAAATGGGATTTtgagaaagtaaaataatatacaGTATGAAGAATGATGATGAACTTGAACCTGGCCCCAAGATATAGGCTCTACTTGGGAGGTAGAGGAGACAATGTTAGATTTTCtctgagatggaacccaggattcTTAGGAGGGCAGAGGAACCTTCCTGGGTCCAGATACTTAGAAGTCCAGCTGCCACAGCTCAGCAGAGACTGAGACCCTGAGGTAATGACCAAGAGATCTTTCCATGTAGCAAACATCCACCTGAGTACCTCCTCTGTCACAGGAGATTGCATCCTACCTGATCACCTTTGAGAAGCATGATGAGTGGCTATCCTGTGCCCCAAAGACAAGGTGAGAAAGTTCTCAAAGGTGAGATATGGCAGGAATCCTGATTTCTGCTCACAGAACTTGAGATGAACCCTTCTCTTCCTAGACCTCAAAATGGCTCCATCATCCTCTACAACCGCAAGAAGGTGAAATACCGGAAGGATGGTTACCTCTGGAAGAAGCGAAAGGATGGGAAAACCACCCGAGAGGACCACATGAAGCTGAAGGTCCAGGGTATGGAGGTAAGAGCATTAGGCATCTAATCATTTGTCCTTTCCCACCGTCCTCCACTCTTAGCTGGGCTCCAGCCCTACCAGGGCTTGGGGGACATTGTCCACCTCTGCCCCTTCTAGTCATTCTTCCCTTCTTGCTCACTTTGGATCAGCTGGCTGATCGCTTAGCCTACTCTCTGCTTCCCATGTCCCTCCATGACCCAACTCTCCAGGCCTTAGTACACTGATACCAGTCTCCTGGCTTCTCTTACATTTCCCACAGGGATCCAAGCAGTGATGCTCTAAGCACAGGTTTCTCTTCCCAAATCATTGCTCCTCCTCTCAGATGCATTCTTGCTTTGCCCTTGGATTTCTGGATAGTCCCATATCTCAAATCTGGCCCTCATTGTAAGGCCCCAGCCCCACTGTTACCTTCTCTTCATCCCTCATCTATGACTTGGGGCTCCTGGGATTTGAAAGGGGTGGGGGAtcgatgggggtggggagagggttaAAGAGGAACTGGTGGAAAGATTGGGATTCCTGCAAAGGGACTGAACAGAGGAAGAGTTGGGGAGCAGACtagccctccccccaccccagcctgtctccTGGCAGTGTCTCTATGGCTGCTACGTTCACTCTTCCATCGTCCCCACATTCCATCGGCGCTGCTATTGGCTGCTCCAGGTAAGAATGAAAGAGCTTGGGGAGCTAGACTCTGCTTAGCTCTTTGAGGGATGGAGAGATCTAAAAGGATGAAGTGGGAGGATGACTAGGTTCAGTGTAGGAAGAAGAGATGGGGATTGGGGATGGACAGAGCCAGAAGTTGGGGGTGAGTTAGGAGGGTAcccaggaagaaagcaagaatTAGGAAGCTGAGCCCCTGAACCTCAAGACTCCATGACTCTCTGTTTGTGCCCTTTTGCTCTCAGAACCCTGACATCGTCCTTGTGCACTACCTGAACGTCCCAGCCCTCGAGGATTGTGGAAAGGGCTGCAGCCCCATCTTTTGTTCCATCAGCAGCGACCGGCGAGAGTGGCTGAAGTGGTCCCGGGAGGAGCTTTTGGGACAGCTGAAACCCATGTGTAAGGAGTAGGGCAAGGATAGAACTCCAAGGGGAAGTGGAAATGAGTCCTCCCAAAGGTGTTGTGATTCTGTACCCAGAAGCCTGTGGGTGACCATTTCCCTCCAGGCTAGGAAGGTGTTTTCCTGTGGGGATGCTAGAATTCCTGTGCAGTGTGAAGCGTGGAATAcggagaaagaaatgaaggtcAGCTGTGACTATATGTCTGAGCAGTCTTGAGGTTTCTGGCCTCCGTTTAGCATGTCAGGTGCTTGAAGGAACAATCAAGGTAGTTtgaaagccaggtgtggtggcatatgtctGTGATCCCAAgagctgggggaggctgaggcaggaggatcacaagttcaaagccagtctcagcaacttagccaggccctaagcaacttagcaagaccctatctcaaatgaaaaaataaagaaggctagagatgtgactctatgattaagtgcccctgggttcaatccctggtaccaaaataaaaggtacttTGGGGGTTCTACATACTTCCACCAACTCTCCTGTAGTTCATGGCATCAAGTGGAGCTGTGGGAATGGGACAGAAGAGTTCTCTGTGGAACAGCTGGTGCAGCAAATCTTGGACACACACCCAACCAAGCCTGCACCCCGAACCCATGCCTGTCTCTGCAGTGGGGGCCTTGGTAAGCTACCCTGACCCTGTAGTTCTCCACCTAGCTCCACTACTGTATATTTGTGTTGATCAGATTTGCATGCTGATTTGCAAGTCTTGTGCATCTTCAGAAAGATGGGGTAGATGAGCAGATGCCTTCCCATCTGGGCAACACTAGCCCTAGTCCTTGTAGTTTATAGTCCTGTCAGCTTGTTACCTCAACCTCACCCAATACTATCAGTTACACCTGACCTTACCTTTGTTCCTAATTGACCCTTCTTAGTTATGTTCTTTTGTCCTTTTCTATGCCTTTATCATCTGCTCTGGGCTATTTCTCCAAGCCCTGTGTCTTCCCCTGCAGTGTTCCTCTGGTTGGTTTTAttttgaagggaaaggaggggggaggggtgTTCATTTCTGATGCCTCCTAGTGGCTGAAATCAGTATTGCACATCTAGTGTACAAGGATGTCCcaagaaatacttttttaaaaaaagttatatatggacagaatgcctttgttttatttgtttatttttatgtggtgctaaggaacaaaaccagtgcctcacatatgctaggcaagtgctctgccactgggctacagccccagcccccaagaaaTATGTTCTAAGGGCTTCCAGAAAGGGAagactgcagaaggatcttattccttctctcttccccacccctcTCCCTTCCAGGTTCTGGGAGCCTTACCCACAAATGCAGCAGTACGAAACATCGCATCATCTCTCCCAAAGTGGAGCCCCGACCTTTAACCCTGACCTCTATCCCCCAGTCGCAACCCCCTGAGCCTCCTCCACTGATAGCCCCACTTCCCTCAGAGCTCCCCAAGGCACATGCCTCcccatcttcttcttcctcctcctcttcctcatcagGCTTTGCAGAACCCCTAGAAATCAGACCTAGCCCTCCCACCTCTAGAGGGAGTTCATCAAGAGGAGGTACTGCCATCCTCCTCCTGACGGGACTGGAACAGCGTGCAGGGGGCTTGACACCCACCaggcacttggctcaccagactGAGCGTAGGCCGTCTGTGAGCTTGGCTGTGGTTGTAGGCTCTGAACCTGCTGCTCTAccagctcctcccagccctgcctttgACCCTGATCGTTTTCTCAACAGCCCTCAAAGGGGCCAGACATATGGAGGGGGACAGGGGGTGAACCCAGACTTCCCTGAAGCAGAGGCTGCCCGTACTCCTTGTCCTGCCCTAGAGCCTGCTGCTGCCCTGGAGCCCCAGGCAGCTGCTCGGGCACCCCCTCCACAGTCTGGAACAAGTGGGAGAAGAGGAAACTGCTTCTTCATCCAAGATGATGATAGTGGAGAGGAGCTCAAGAGCCAGGGGGCTGCCCCACCTGTACCTTCACCCCCTCCTTCATCCCCATCCTCACCTGCCCCCTCAGAGCCATCGGGCAGGGTAGCAAGAGGGGAGGCCTTATTTGGAGGACCTGGTGGGGCCAGTGAATTGGAGCCCTTCAGTCTTTCATCATTCCCAGACCTTATGGGAGAACTCATCAGCGATGAAGCTCCAAGCATCCCTGCCCCAACTCCACAGCTGTCTCCTGTTCTTAGCACCATCACAGACTTCTCCCCAGAATGGTCATACCCAGAGGTGA
This window of the Ictidomys tridecemlineatus isolate mIctTri1 chromosome 3, mIctTri1.hap1, whole genome shotgun sequence genome carries:
- the Inca1 gene encoding protein INCA1 isoform X1, translated to MASTGEGARLEPRNVGDRVPTPWEERLSSPRPRTEGTKKETVQVPTSPVMQVQADGDNLIPFAKCSRVVSRSPPPSLPSQSLTSTSQRYGNVFWENLCQRPSPTWTEEQYIPPMLRNSGYSQPGLYPLEGLPPPEMLCRRKRRRSHLEGMKQGPGSIPARVRAVSYHLEDLRKRQRTMDELKKAQWGNSRAASEPLVLDEEGCGFPSTTEYPDLEEEKATYPQEENHFVTPGRDQLLWSPWSPWSQEGGCASRRLSSTSYSTVTARRNPVYNSWGMELESEE
- the Inca1 gene encoding protein INCA1 isoform X2; protein product: MQVQADGDNLIPFAKCSRVVSRSPPPSLPSQSLTSTSQRYGNVFWENLCQRPSPTWTEEQYIPPMLRNSGYSQPGLYPLEGLPPPEMLCRRKRRRSHLEGMKQGPGSIPARVRAVSYHLEDLRKRQRTMDELKKAQWGNSRAASEPLVLDEEGCGFPSTTEYPDLEEEKATYPQEENHFVTPGRDQLLWSPWSPWSQEGGCASRRLSSTSYSTVTARRNPVYNSWGMELESEE